From the genome of Pirellulaceae bacterium:
TCAACACCGCGAATACGTTCCAGGCGATGATCTGCGACAGGTGGATTGGAAGGTGTTTGCCCGCACCGACAAACACTACGTGCGACAATTTGAGGATGAAACAAATCTAACGGCCATGGTCTTGCTGGATAGGAGCCGCAGCATGGACTATCAAGGTCCGCGTGGCGGTTTGTCTAAACTCGAATACGCGCAATTGATTGCATGCAGTCTGATCTATCTAATCATTGCCCAGCAAGATAGTGTGGGGCTGGCCACGTTTACAACGGACCTCCAGGACTGGTTGCGTCCGAGTAGTAGCCCGGTGCAAGTCGACAATGCTATCGGTTTGCTGGAACAACCTTCGGCCAATGAGCGCAGCAGTAACGTGTCTCGGGTTCTGCAACAATGCGCCGATCGGCTCACCAAACCAAGTTTGATCATTCTGATCAGTGACTTATTGGATAATCTGCCAGGCATACTCAAGGCGCTAAATATCTTGCGCTTGGCTGGTCACGAGGTATTAGTGCTACATGTACTGGACGCATGGGAAATTGAATTCCCATTCGATCGAGCCTGCAGTTTCGAAGGACTGGAAGGTGAAATGCCGTTGGCCGTTGATCCGCAATTGATCGCCGGTGCTTACCGCACCGCCGTGGCCGATTTTTGCAGACAAGTTGAGTTAGGGTGCCGTCAAATAGATGGCGATTATTATCGGCTGCGCACTGACCAGTCGCTGGCGGTTAGCCTGTCGAGACTGCTGGCTCAGCGGCGGATGCGAAGGAGATAGCCATGTATGCCGTTGTGTTAGCTCAAGTTGGCTTTTCTAGCGCCGCGATGTTGGCTTGGGGCGCTGCTGCTTTGATTCCGCTGGTACTACATTTATGGCGACAGCGACGGCGGATAAGTGTACCCTGGGCGGCCATGCAATTGCTACGACAGGTGCAAGCTCATCAAGCTCGCCGTGCCAAGCTTTTCCAATGGCTGCTGGTGCTGTTGCGCATGTCGCTGCTGGTTGTGCTGGCGTTGGCGTTGGCACGACCCTTTTGGACTTCCTCGACAGTCAGCGATGGCACATTCACTCAACCTGTCGGGAAGTTGTGGATACTGGTGGTCGATACCTCGTATTCCATGGGATATCGCGCCGACCAGCTAACGCGGCTGGAGCGGGCCACTGAGCGGGCCATGCAGATTCTGGCGGGCAGCCGTCCAGGAGATGCCTATGCATTAATTGCGGCCGAAGATCCCGCGCGGGGGGTGGTGGTCAGACCCACTTTGGACCGCCAGCGTATGGCGGCCGAAATCCAGCGACTGACCGATACTGCGTTGGGCTGCGATTTGGCTTCGGCCCTGACGATGGCTGATCAAATCGCCCAAGACGGCGCTCAAACCGGCGGTGTACCACGAACTGTTGAAATCGTTTTATTCAGCGATCTGAGCAGCGATTCGTGGCAGTCTGCCGTAGATGGACCGGCTGCGCGACTATGGCAGCAATTGCAACAGCGTTATCGAGTCACGATCGAGCCCATTGTCGATACGCGCCCAGTGAACATGGCTGTCGAAACGCTGACCGCCTCGGCGACGCGCGTCGTGACCGGCAATCCGATCAACGTTCAAGCTACCATTGCCAATTTCAGCGAGGCAGTGACTGGACTAGAGGTCGTCCTGGAACTCTCTGGACAAGTCGTCGCCAGGCAGCGTATCGATGTACCTTCTTACGATCGCCAGACGGTTCAATTTGAAATCAAAGCCTACCAGCCAGGCATGCAGGTCTTGTCTGTCAGCATCCCTACCGACCGTTTACTGATCGACAATTACCGTGATTTGATTATCGATGTTCGCTCGGCTCATCGCGTGCTGATTGTGGCCCACCAAACGCAAGTCATCAATGCTTGGGACCTGGCACTGCGGTCACACCACGAAGCGACGCGCGTCATCGCCGCCAGTAAGTTGCCGACAATGTCTCTGAAAGACTGGGATATCATCGTTATTGACAATCCCACGCCGACTGGACTGAACAGTCTGGAACGGTTGACCGAATATGTTCATGCTGGCGGTGCAGTCATCATGGCGATTGGTTCTAACCTGGGTGAAGATTTTCTTCAGGACATTCAACCGAACACTCTGACGGCTCTTACCAACCTACTGGGTTGTCGGTTGCGATCTGCCAGCCAGTATGGTTCCTGGGACATCGATCCATTGGAATACTCCAGTCCTGTGGTTTCGGCCTTTGCTGGATTTCCGAACTCTGGATTGCTGACGACGCCCATCTTTCGGTACTGGGTAACCGACGTTGCGAGCGCTGAGTTGCAGGTCGATCTAGCACTGGCTACGGGGAAGCCGCTCATTGTTCGACACGCGTTGGGTCAAGGCACTGTAGCCACATGGCTGTCTGCACCGGAAGACGGTCAGAATTTAGTCGGCAAGGAAAGCTGGAATATCGTCGCAGGCTGGCCTAGTTTTTTACCTTTGGCTCAACAACTGGCCAATGTACTGGTGAGCGATGACTTGCAGCGCCTCAATGTGCTGGCAGGCCAACCATTAACGCTGTCGGTGCCAGCAGCGGTTGATGCAGTGGCGTTTCAACTAATTCGTCCTGACCAACAAACCGTACAATTGATGTGTCAGCCATCAACAACAACTGAGGGCAACACATGCATTTATCCCACTACGGATCGGCGTGGAGTTTATCGGTTGACAGGACCGAACGTAGATTCACTGTTCGCAGTCAATATCAATGCCCGTCAAAGCGACCTGCGCCGTTTGGATCCCGCGCTGTTGTCTGCACTCAAAGCCACTGTCTATATCCCCGATAGGCTAACCGAGATGTCTGGTTCGGCAGTTCAAAATGATTCGGTAGCCCGTTATCTGTTGATACTGCTGGGGGGATTATTGATTGGCGAATCCTGTCTGGCATGGTTCTTGGGAAGGCGCACAGCATGAACCTTCAACCTGTCGAGTCAGTCGAAACGACCTTACTGGTTCAATGGCCGCTGCCGCTGTGGATCACGCTGGTATTGGTCGCGATGGTTGGCAGTCTGGTCGCCTGGCTGTATCTCCACGAACGCGGTAACGCCTCACGTGGTTGGCGGCTGGGTTTGGCTGCGCTTCGAGGTATCGCGTTGGCACTAGTTTTATGGATGATGTCGGGTTGGAGCTGGCATCGCAACCGCATTCAGCGCCCGGACTTGGTTATTGCCGTGGATGTTTCAGACAGCATGCGCACGGCCGATGGCAGCGCTGATCAGACAGGCAGACCAGCGCTCACTAGATTAAAACGTACAGAAGAGTTACTGAGCCTCTCAAAAGGTCAACTTGCTCAACTTCAGCAACAGTACCATGTGCGAAGTTTTGCGGTGGCCGACACGGCAGTGGTCTCTGAATTAGATTTGTCTACAGGGCACTGGTCGGATTCGTCGCCATCCTCGCCGATGATGAAGGCCACAAACCATAGCCGTTTGGGGGATGCGCTGTGTCAGATTATTGACCAGCAAGCTGGTCGTGGAACTGCAGCTATCCTATTTTTGAGCGATGGAATTGCGACCGCTGGCGTGACGCTGTCCGAAGCGGGCCGTCGAGCGCGACTTGCGGGACTGCCAATTCACGCAGTCGCCGTTGGCCAACAGCATGTTCGGCCCGACCTGCGTATTGGCGACTTGCTGGCCGATCAACAGGTCTATCTCGGCGACCAGGTTACGCTAGAGGCCTCCGTCTTTGCTGATGATATTACTGAGACGAGTGCGTTAGTTCAGTTAACCGACTTGGCCAGTGGCAATATTCTGGACCAACAGCGCGTGCAACTGACCGACGCTGTCAGCCAGCAATCCGTTAGGTTAAGTTTTGTGCCCGACCGAGCAGGCGAAATTGCCGTGCGGGTACAAGTTCAAGCGTTGCCTAACGAATTAGACACTCTGAACAACCGTGTCGAGCACCGGTTGTTGGTAAACGATCGCGTGATTCGCGTGTTAATGGTATTTGCCGAACCCAGCTACGAGTTTCGATTTCTCAAACACTTCTTGGAACGCTCGACTCTGTTGGGAGCCGCCGCTACTAAAGCGTTTGAACTGACCAGTGTGTTGCAGGCGGCGGACCTGGAATACATCCAGCAGGATAGCTCAGCGGAACGCTTTGTGCCCAGCGATCCGGCTGCTCTGGCTCAGTTTGATGCGTTTGTGTTCGGCTCGATGAATTCAAATGCGATTCCTCGCAGCACACAGCAAGCCATTGTTCAGTCGATTATCGAAGGCGGTGCAGGTTGCATATTTTTGTTATCCGATCAGCGTGCCTTCCAGTCGCTGAACGATTGGCCACTGAAGATGCTATTGCCTACTCAGACGTTGGCCAACCTTGAGACAAATTCTTCAACTACCCAGTATCAACTGTCGGCTCAACCATCGGGCCGGTCGTCTTGGAGTCTTCCAGCCGTGGTGCTTGCGGATCAAAGCCACTGGCAACTCGATATGCTGCCTCGACTGCAATCGCTGTTGCACATTGAATCGCTGAAGCCAGGTGCCCAGGTATTGGCTGAAGTTCGCCCGACTGATGGCGGGCAGCTCAGGCCGCTGTTAGTTGCGCAATTTGCGGGAGCGGGTCGATCGGCGTTGTTGGCCACCGATGAGACATACCGCTGGACCGGTGCCTTTGGTTCTGACCGTTTTCATCAACAGTTCTGGGGACAGACTCTGCGCTGGTTGTGTCGTGGCAAGCTGGCGACATTGAATCCATCGGAATTGAAAGCCTTGCCCGTGCAGGCTCCCGTGGGCTCGCCGATTTCGTTCCAATTGCGACTTCCTTCAACCCGAGCGGGAGTCGCTGAAACTGCTGAACTGAGCATCACGCGTGCCGACGGCTATCAGCGTTCCATTCTGCTGGCCAATCTACCAGCTCATCCGGGGCAGTTTCAGGGTACTGTTGAGAAACTTGAACCGGGGTCGTACTGCGGAATATTAGTGCAGCCCGCGCTGGCCGAGCCACTGTCGGTCGATTTTTCGGTGACGGCTCCGCCCGGTGAATTGGCTCAATTACGGACGGATTTTCTGGCAATGCAGGAAATGGCTGATTTATCCGGGGGCTGTGCTTATCGCGATGATTCCGGCCATCTCTGGCCAAGCCACTTGCCACCCGGCAATTCTACGGTGGTGGGCAGTTTGCCTCCGTTGCCAATTTGGAATCAGCCTGTGGTGACATTATTATTGCTGTTCATTTTGACTGCTGAATGGCTACTGCGCCGCCGGATGAACATGCTTTGATGCGTTCAGCGGTCAGCCTGATTAGTCTCAAAATGTAGCGTAAATCCGTTCCCCCTGGTACAATGAGCGGGTTCGTAACCACCTTTCACTCCCGCCTTGATAGGAGCCCGCCACATGTCCCGCTCGGACCTATTTCCATCGCGTCAGACCTCGCGTTCTAGCCGCCGACAATTCCTGGCAGGTTCTGCTGCTGCGGGTAGTACGTTGATCTTGACCGGTACGCGAGCTTCCGGTGCTGTGCTAGGGGCCAACGATCGCCTGCGAATCGGGGTGATTGGACTCAATGGCCGAGGGCACGCGCATATCAGCGGCTGGTTGGAACAGCAAAACGTCGAGATCGCTTGGGTGGTTGACCCCGACTCCAATGTCTTGAGTACCGCTGCGGCGATCATCGACAAAAAGACCGAAGGTGCGATGAAGCCACAAACCACCTCCGACATTCGCTATGCGCTGGAAGACAAAACA
Proteins encoded in this window:
- a CDS encoding DUF58 domain-containing protein; translated protein: MNSSTKYFDPETLALIRPLGLRVRAVVEGLTAGLHHSRQRGQSLEFAQHREYVPGDDLRQVDWKVFARTDKHYVRQFEDETNLTAMVLLDRSRSMDYQGPRGGLSKLEYAQLIACSLIYLIIAQQDSVGLATFTTDLQDWLRPSSSPVQVDNAIGLLEQPSANERSSNVSRVLQQCADRLTKPSLIILISDLLDNLPGILKALNILRLAGHEVLVLHVLDAWEIEFPFDRACSFEGLEGEMPLAVDPQLIAGAYRTAVADFCRQVELGCRQIDGDYYRLRTDQSLAVSLSRLLAQRRMRRR
- a CDS encoding VWA domain-containing protein, with the protein product MYAVVLAQVGFSSAAMLAWGAAALIPLVLHLWRQRRRISVPWAAMQLLRQVQAHQARRAKLFQWLLVLLRMSLLVVLALALARPFWTSSTVSDGTFTQPVGKLWILVVDTSYSMGYRADQLTRLERATERAMQILAGSRPGDAYALIAAEDPARGVVVRPTLDRQRMAAEIQRLTDTALGCDLASALTMADQIAQDGAQTGGVPRTVEIVLFSDLSSDSWQSAVDGPAARLWQQLQQRYRVTIEPIVDTRPVNMAVETLTASATRVVTGNPINVQATIANFSEAVTGLEVVLELSGQVVARQRIDVPSYDRQTVQFEIKAYQPGMQVLSVSIPTDRLLIDNYRDLIIDVRSAHRVLIVAHQTQVINAWDLALRSHHEATRVIAASKLPTMSLKDWDIIVIDNPTPTGLNSLERLTEYVHAGGAVIMAIGSNLGEDFLQDIQPNTLTALTNLLGCRLRSASQYGSWDIDPLEYSSPVVSAFAGFPNSGLLTTPIFRYWVTDVASAELQVDLALATGKPLIVRHALGQGTVATWLSAPEDGQNLVGKESWNIVAGWPSFLPLAQQLANVLVSDDLQRLNVLAGQPLTLSVPAAVDAVAFQLIRPDQQTVQLMCQPSTTTEGNTCIYPTTDRRGVYRLTGPNVDSLFAVNINARQSDLRRLDPALLSALKATVYIPDRLTEMSGSAVQNDSVARYLLILLGGLLIGESCLAWFLGRRTA